Proteins encoded by one window of Aptenodytes patagonicus chromosome 9, bAptPat1.pri.cur, whole genome shotgun sequence:
- the SOWAHD gene encoding ankyrin repeat domain-containing protein SOWAHD — MARREREREPGSVEQRVAGIARTFTFLEATQPQAGSLARSSHLWPATTGSRERFHPLQKMDTSRSVSRGSQGPGSWGRTASRLSIGPGSTRRKELKEILLQSNSPGSTMRFATAQKTSNSSSLLAGPPQEQKPEQSPEVLSLALDPLEHEWLLTVAQGDADNIVRLLDLDPSLLTRKDFVTGFTALHWLAKHGHHESFIQVISHAQKKGYPVNVNIPTASGGLTPLHLAALQGHELLIKVLVGAYGADTSRRDHNGRKAWQYLRADTSRELKELAGALEEDLVQLCSHNTNNNCKSSSEARAGRDCVDSRAEGKAQHSWSMSTLRHFVRQAFAFFQER; from the coding sequence ATGGCccggcgggagcgggagcgggagccgGGCTCGGTGGAGCAGAGGGTAGCTGGCATCGCCCGGACATTCACCTTCCTGGAAGCCACCCAGCCCCAAGCGGGGAGCCTCGCCCGCAGCTCCCACCTCTGGCCAGCCACCACGGGGAGCAGGGAGCGTTTCCATCCGCTGCAGAAGATGGACACCAGCAGGAGCGTCAGCCGGGGCAGCCAGGGCCCAGGGAGCTGGGGTAGGACTGCAAGCAGGCTCTCCATCGGCCCTGGCAGTACCCGGAGGAAGGAGCTGAAGGAAATCCTCCTGCAGAGCAATAGCCCTGGCAGCACCATGCGGTTTGCCACCGCTCAGAAGACCTCCAACAGCAGCAGTCTCCTTGCAGGGCCGCCCCAAGAGCAGAAGCCTGAGCAGAGCCCCGAGGTGCTGTCCCTTGCCCTGGATCCCCTGGAACACGAATGGCTGCTGACGGTGGCCCAGGGCGATGCGGACAACATTGTCAGGCTGCTGGACCTGGATCCCAGCCTGCTGACCAGGAAAGACTTTGTGACGGGCTTCACTGCTCTCCACTGGCTTGCCAAGCACGGCCACCATGAGAGCTTCATCCAGGTCATCTCCCACGCCCAGAAGAAGGGCTATCCCGTCAATGTGAACATCCCCACGGCCAGTGGCGGGCTCACCCCCTTGCACCTGGCTGCCCTGCAGGGACACGAGCTGCTCATCAAAGTGCTGGTGGGAGCTTACGGGGCGGACACCAGTCGCAGGGACCACAACGGGCGCAAGGCTTGGCAGTACCTGAGGGCAGACACCTCCAgggagctgaaggagctggcaggggCCTTGGAGGAGGACTTGGTCCAACTGTGCTCTCACAACACCAACAACAACTGTAAGTCATCCAGTGAGGCCAGGGCAGGGCGGGACTGTGTGGACTCCAGGGCTGAGGGGAAAGCCCAGCACTCCTGGAGCATGTCGACCCTCCGGCACTTTGTCAGAcaggcatttgctttcttccaagaGCGCTGA
- the RPL39 gene encoding large ribosomal subunit protein eL39, protein MSSHKTFKIKRFLAKKQKQNRPIPQWIRMKTGNKIRYNSKRRHWRRTKLGL, encoded by the exons ATG TCGTCTCACAAGACGTTCAAGATCAAACGCTTCCTTGctaagaagcagaagcagaaccGGCCTATCCCGCAATGGATCCGCATGAAAACGGGCAATAAGATCAG GTACAACTCCAAAAGGAGACACTGGAGGAGGACCAAACTGGGCTTGTAA
- the UPF3B gene encoding regulator of nonsense transcripts 3B isoform X2 — translation MKEDKENARPRERRGPAAGPGALLGTGTGSGTATGADGRAGGAELDRLERPKDKKETLSKVVIRRLPPSLTKEQLEEHLQPLPEHDYFEFFANDSSLYPHMFSRAYINFKNQEDIVLFRDRFDGYVFVDHKGQEYAAIVEFAPFQKAAKKKSKKKDAKTGTIEDDPEYKKFLESYSADDEKLTSTPETLLEEIEARNKELIAKKTTPLLNFLKNKQRLREEKREERRRRELERKRQREEERRKWKEEERRKRKEAEKLKKVDRCPEKERDRSKEEPKIKLLKKPEKDEKDLEKKEKSKKLEKEALREEKNASSASAKRSDGETKEEKAKKIVQQCSCTSQEPEAEADCVSMKTVLQSPQIRERIRNKRVRPVIRRKRSD, via the exons AtgaaggaggacaaggaaaacGCCAGGCCCAGGGAGCGGCGCgggcccgccgccgggccgggggccctgctggggacggggacggggtcGGGGACCGCCACCGGCGCGGacggcagggccggcggcgccgAGCTCGACCGCCTCGAGCGGCCCAAGGACAAGAAGGAGACGCTCAGCAAG GTGGTGATCCGCCGGCTGCCGCCCAGCCTGACgaaggagcagctggaggagcacctccagcccctgcccgAGCACGACTACTTCGAGTTCTTCGCCAACGACTCCAG CTTGTACCCTCACATGTTCTCGAGAGCCTATATCAACTTCAAAAACCAGGAAGACATAGTCCTCTTCAGGGATCGCTTTGACGGCTATGTTTTTGTCGATCACAAAG GTCAGGAATATGCTGCCATAGTTGAGTTTGCACCTTTCCagaaagctgcaaaaaagaagagtaagaaaaaggATGCCAAGACTGGAACTATCGAAGATG ATCCAGAGTACAAGAAGTTTTTGGAAAGTTACAGCGCAGATGATGAAAAATTAACCTCCACTCCTGAAACTTTGTTGGAGGAAATAGAGGCAAGAAACAAAGAGCTAATAG CTAAAAAGACTACTCCTTTATTGAACttcttgaaaaataaacag agactgagagaagaaaaaagagaggagaggaggaggagagaattggaaagaaaaagacaaagagaagaagaaagaagaaaatggaaagaggaggagagaaggaagagaaaagaagcagaaaaactgaagaaagtagACAGATgcccagaaaaagaaagagacagatcAAAAGAAGAACCAAAGATTAAG cTACTTAAGAAGcctgaaaaagatgaaaaagacttggagaaaaaagaaaaatccaagaaactggaaaaagaggctctgagggaggaaaaaaatgcgaGTAGTGCATCTGCCAAACGATCTGATGGGGAGAcaaaagaagagaaggcaaaaaa gATCGTCCAGCAATGCAGCTGTACCAGCCAGGAGCCCGAAGCCGAAGCAGATTGTGTCAGTATGAAGACAGTGCTGCAAAGCCCACAGATCAGGGAGCGGATAAGAAACAAGAGAGTGAGACCAGTAATACGAAGGAAGAGGAGTGACTAG
- the UPF3B gene encoding regulator of nonsense transcripts 3B isoform X1 — translation MKEDKENARPRERRGPAAGPGALLGTGTGSGTATGADGRAGGAELDRLERPKDKKETLSKVVIRRLPPSLTKEQLEEHLQPLPEHDYFEFFANDSSLYPHMFSRAYINFKNQEDIVLFRDRFDGYVFVDHKGQEYAAIVEFAPFQKAAKKKSKKKDAKTGTIEDDPEYKKFLESYSADDEKLTSTPETLLEEIEARNKELIAKKTTPLLNFLKNKQRLREEKREERRRRELERKRQREEERRKWKEEERRKRKEAEKLKKVDRCPEKERDRSKEEPKIKLLKKPEKDEKDLEKKEKSKKLEKEALREEKNASSASAKRSDGETKEEKAKKSEDECVKDYRDRDRDFERDREYERAQREKLRRQEEERRRQKERFEKEKVFRRKEEEVKKERDLLREKGKKSDLTDFTSSTDKSEKVTKDDKKEDTIKRDRIRNKDRPAMQLYQPGARSRSRLCQYEDSAAKPTDQGADKKQESETSNTKEEE, via the exons AtgaaggaggacaaggaaaacGCCAGGCCCAGGGAGCGGCGCgggcccgccgccgggccgggggccctgctggggacggggacggggtcGGGGACCGCCACCGGCGCGGacggcagggccggcggcgccgAGCTCGACCGCCTCGAGCGGCCCAAGGACAAGAAGGAGACGCTCAGCAAG GTGGTGATCCGCCGGCTGCCGCCCAGCCTGACgaaggagcagctggaggagcacctccagcccctgcccgAGCACGACTACTTCGAGTTCTTCGCCAACGACTCCAG CTTGTACCCTCACATGTTCTCGAGAGCCTATATCAACTTCAAAAACCAGGAAGACATAGTCCTCTTCAGGGATCGCTTTGACGGCTATGTTTTTGTCGATCACAAAG GTCAGGAATATGCTGCCATAGTTGAGTTTGCACCTTTCCagaaagctgcaaaaaagaagagtaagaaaaaggATGCCAAGACTGGAACTATCGAAGATG ATCCAGAGTACAAGAAGTTTTTGGAAAGTTACAGCGCAGATGATGAAAAATTAACCTCCACTCCTGAAACTTTGTTGGAGGAAATAGAGGCAAGAAACAAAGAGCTAATAG CTAAAAAGACTACTCCTTTATTGAACttcttgaaaaataaacag agactgagagaagaaaaaagagaggagaggaggaggagagaattggaaagaaaaagacaaagagaagaagaaagaagaaaatggaaagaggaggagagaaggaagagaaaagaagcagaaaaactgaagaaagtagACAGATgcccagaaaaagaaagagacagatcAAAAGAAGAACCAAAGATTAAG cTACTTAAGAAGcctgaaaaagatgaaaaagacttggagaaaaaagaaaaatccaagaaactggaaaaagaggctctgagggaggaaaaaaatgcgaGTAGTGCATCTGCCAAACGATCTGATGGGGAGAcaaaagaagagaaggcaaaaaa ATCAGAAGATGAGTGTGTAAAGGACTACAGGGACCGAGATAGAGATTTTGAAAGAGACAGAGAATATGAGAGAGCACAGAGGGAGAAACTGAGACGCCAAGAAGAAGAGCGTCGGAGGCAGAAAGAGCGCTTTGAGAAAGAGAaggtttttagaagaaaagaggaagaggtgaaaaaggagagagacttactcagagaaaagggaaagaaaagtgatCTTACAGACTTTACCAGCAGCACGGACAAATCTGAGAAAGTAACCAAAGACGATAAAAAAGAGGATACAATTAAGAGGGACCGTATCAGAAACAAG gATCGTCCAGCAATGCAGCTGTACCAGCCAGGAGCCCGAAGCCGAAGCAGATTGTGTCAGTATGAAGACAGTGCTGCAAAGCCCACAGATCAGGGAGCGGATAAGAAACAAGAGAGTGAGACCAGTAATACGAAGGAAGAGGAGTGA
- the NDUFA1 gene encoding NADH dehydrogenase [ubiquinone] 1 alpha subcomplex subunit 1, producing the protein MWYEILPGMAIMGICLSIPGLSTVYMHRWCNGGKEKRIARYPYQWTLMERDRRLSGVNKYYVSKGLENID; encoded by the exons ATGTGGTACGAGATCCTGCCCGGCATGGCCATCATGGGCATCTGCCTCAGCATCCCCGGCCTCTCCACCGTCTACATGCACCGCTGGTGCAACGGCGGCAAG GAGAAGAGGATCGCCCGCTATCCCTACCAGTGGACCCTGATGGAAAGAGACAGGCGGCTCTCGGGCGTCAACAAGTACTACGTCTCCAAG ggtcTGGAGAACATCGACTAA